The Papaver somniferum cultivar HN1 chromosome 3, ASM357369v1, whole genome shotgun sequence genome includes a region encoding these proteins:
- the LOC113357660 gene encoding 40S ribosomal protein S20-2-like, with the protein MAAAAMLKPMKQGFEEPHEQLHRIRITLSSKNVKNLEKVCSDLVSGAKNKRLKVKGPVRMPTKTLHITTRKTPCGEGTNTWDRFELRVHKRVIDLVSSSEVVKQITSITIEPGVEVEVTIADP; encoded by the exons ATGGCGGCAGCAGCTATGTTAAAACCTATGAAGCAAGGTTTTGAAGAGCCACATGAACAACTTCATCGTATTAGGATTACTCTTTCATCCAAGAACGTCAAGAATCTTGAAAAAG TTTGCTCTGACCTTGTGAGTGGTGCAAAGAACAAGAGATTGAAAGTTAAGGGACCAGTAAGGATGCCCACCAAGACTTTGCACATCACCACCAGGAAAACTCCCTGTGGTGAAG GTACAAACACTTGGGATAGGTTTGAGCTCCGTGTGCACAAGAGGGTGATTGATCTTGTGAGTTCATCAGAAGTAGTAAAGCAAATCACATCTATCACAATTGAACCAGGTGTCGAGGTTGAGGTGACCATTGCAGACCCATGA
- the LOC113360091 gene encoding protein ALP1-like: MVVYMLTCLGYYYLVDTGYPNSGGFLALFRGQRYHLKEWGRDRLEPRTAEELFNMKHCRARNVIERVFGLLKMRWEILRGPSWYPVNIHCRFIMACCLIHNLIRREMPMDEFFPEDEYEDGPINLVSPQESRMIEHVDSSNYWDVQRKELADQMWERWTARRCRRIFS; this comes from the coding sequence ATGGTTGTTTACATGCTTACTTGTTTAGGTTACTATTACCTTGTTGATACCGGTTATCCAAATAGTGGAGGATTTCTTGCTCTCTTTAGAGgtcaacgttatcatttgaaGGAATGGGGGCGAGATCGTTTAGAACCCAGGACAGCTGAAGAATTGttcaatatgaaacattgtaGGGCTAGGAATGTGATTGAAAGAGTTTTTGGATTGTTGAAAATGAGATGGGAAATACTTAGGGGTCCCTCTTGGTATCCTGTGAACATACATTGCCGTTTTATCATGGCCTGTTGTTTGATACATAACCTTATTAGGAGAGAAATGCCTATGGATGAATTTTTTCCGGAAGATGAATATGAAGATGGACCAATTAATTTGGTTTCTCCTCAAGAAAGTCGAATGATCGAACATGTCGATTCCTCGAATTATTGGGATGTTCAGAGAAAGGAGTTAGCTGATCAAATGTGGGAAAGATGGACTGCACGTAGATGTAGGCGCATATTTAGTTAA